One part of the Gammaproteobacteria bacterium genome encodes these proteins:
- the rplR gene encoding 50S ribosomal protein L18, with the protein MSQKKVARLRRASKTRNRIRRQGVLRLCVFKSPRHFYAQIIDQDAGQVLVSASTIEPDFKKQLASGGNVEAAVKLGARLADKAREAGVIEVAFDRSGYKYHGRVKAMADAAREGGLKF; encoded by the coding sequence ATGAGCCAAAAAAAAGTTGCACGACTACGGCGCGCATCCAAAACCCGTAACCGCATACGTCGTCAGGGTGTCTTGAGGCTTTGCGTGTTCAAGTCGCCGAGACATTTTTACGCCCAGATCATCGATCAGGATGCCGGCCAGGTTCTGGTCAGCGCTTCGACGATTGAACCTGACTTTAAGAAGCAACTTGCGAGCGGTGGAAATGTCGAAGCCGCCGTAAAATTGGGTGCCCGTCTGGCAGATAAAGCGCGGGAAGCAGGTGTTATAGAAGTGGCTTTTGACCGTTCCGGATACAAATATCACGGTAGAGTTAAAGCCATGGCAGATGCTGCTCGAGAGGGCGGACTAAAGTTTTAG
- the rplF gene encoding 50S ribosomal protein L6 — MSRVANNPINLPKGVQVTLKGGSISVKGPNGELGLVLYPNIELAQDEGTLRVSFSRDIDRAMAGTTRSLVNNMVTGVSTGFEKKLTIIGIGYRAQAQGATLTLSLGFSHPVVYKVPDGVTVETPSQTEVLVKGADKQKVGQVAAEIRSFRPPEPYKGKGLRYSDEHVIRKQAKKI, encoded by the coding sequence ATGTCCAGAGTCGCAAATAACCCGATAAATTTGCCCAAAGGTGTTCAAGTAACACTTAAGGGCGGTTCAATCAGTGTTAAGGGCCCGAACGGTGAATTGGGTCTTGTGCTATATCCAAACATTGAATTGGCACAAGATGAAGGTACGCTTCGTGTGAGCTTCAGCAGAGACATCGACCGGGCAATGGCAGGTACAACGCGGTCGCTGGTCAATAATATGGTAACGGGTGTATCGACTGGATTTGAGAAGAAACTCACCATTATCGGTATCGGATACCGCGCCCAGGCGCAGGGTGCAACGTTGACACTGAGCCTGGGATTTTCACACCCTGTTGTTTACAAGGTGCCCGATGGGGTCACTGTTGAAACACCGTCCCAAACCGAAGTTCTCGTCAAAGGTGCAGATAAACAGAAGGTGGGCCAGGTCGCAGCAGAAATACGCAGCTTTCGACCGCCTGAGCCTTACAAAGGTAAAGGCCTGAGATACAGCGACGAGCATGTTATTCGCAAACAGGCAAAGAAGATCTAG
- the rpsH gene encoding 30S ribosomal protein S8, with product MSMSDPIADMLTRIRNGLTRNKVSVAMPSSGVKVAIAKVLKEEGFVDGFAVEEVDRKKTLSITLRYHDGEPVIEQLSRVSRPGRRMYCSAGDMPRLNSGLGLIMISTSKGIMSDRQARSEGIGGEVICSVC from the coding sequence ATGAGTATGTCAGACCCAATAGCGGATATGTTGACACGGATCCGCAACGGACTCACTCGGAACAAAGTGAGCGTCGCCATGCCTTCATCTGGTGTTAAGGTAGCTATTGCCAAAGTGTTAAAAGAAGAAGGTTTTGTAGATGGGTTTGCGGTAGAGGAGGTCGATCGGAAAAAGACCCTGTCGATAACTCTTCGTTATCACGATGGCGAACCCGTTATCGAACAGTTGTCCAGAGTCAGTCGCCCAGGTCGACGGATGTATTGCAGCGCAGGCGATATGCCGAGATTAAACAGCGGGCTGGGTCTAATTATGATTTCAACCTCTAAAGGGATCATGTCCGATCGCCAGGCAAGATCAGAGGGTATTGGCGGTGAGGTTATCTGCTCGGTCTGTTAG
- the rpsN gene encoding 30S ribosomal protein S14 — MAKNSTVAREVKRRRLAELYSKQRLQLKRQIIDRNSSYDERWQAMIDLQKLPRDSSKSRQRNRCALTGRPRGYFRRFGLSRSALREVMMRGEAPGVTKASW, encoded by the coding sequence ATGGCAAAAAATTCTACGGTCGCACGGGAAGTAAAGCGTCGTCGACTGGCTGAACTCTACAGTAAACAGAGGCTTCAGCTCAAACGACAGATAATAGATAGGAATTCTTCCTATGACGAACGTTGGCAGGCAATGATCGATCTTCAGAAACTGCCGCGGGATTCTTCGAAGAGTCGACAAAGAAACCGCTGTGCACTCACCGGGAGACCAAGGGGTTACTTCCGTAGATTTGGTCTATCGAGAAGCGCTCTTCGTGAAGTTATGATGCGCGGTGAAGCACCTGGTGTTACTAAGGCCAGTTGGTAG
- the rplE gene encoding 50S ribosomal protein L5 has translation MTRLESYYQDTLVPSLMEKFGYQSVMQVPRITKITLNMGVGEALVNKNAMESAVADLSAISGQKPIITKARKSVANFKVREGWSVGCKVTLRRERMYEFLDRLISVAFPRARDFRGLSPRSFDGRGNYSLGLKEQIVFPEVDYDKIDAIRGLDVTITTSARTDKESEALLRGFNFPLRN, from the coding sequence ATGACACGGCTTGAAAGTTACTACCAGGATACATTGGTACCATCGTTGATGGAAAAGTTTGGTTACCAGAGCGTCATGCAGGTTCCAAGAATTACAAAGATTACGCTGAACATGGGTGTCGGAGAGGCGCTGGTAAACAAGAACGCCATGGAATCTGCAGTTGCAGATCTTTCGGCTATTTCCGGGCAGAAACCCATCATCACAAAAGCACGAAAATCAGTTGCCAATTTTAAGGTTCGAGAGGGGTGGTCAGTCGGTTGTAAGGTCACACTACGGCGCGAAAGAATGTATGAGTTTCTCGATCGTTTGATTTCAGTTGCGTTTCCCAGAGCTAGGGATTTCCGCGGGCTGTCACCCAGGTCTTTTGATGGACGCGGTAACTATAGCCTGGGACTCAAGGAACAGATCGTATTCCCCGAAGTGGACTACGACAAAATCGATGCAATCCGGGGGCTTGATGTCACCATCACCACGTCAGCGCGTACCGATAAAGAAAGTGAAGCTCTGTTGAGGGGATTCAACTTTCCTCTTCGCAACTAA
- the rplX gene encoding 50S ribosomal protein L24 has translation MSKIRKGDDVVVLSGRDKGKRGTVLQIIEHSRVLVDNVNVIKKHVKPNPNRGETGGIIEKEAPIQLSNVALFNPNTNKADRVGYRVLEDGRKVRVFKSDGEVADL, from the coding sequence ATGAGCAAGATCAGAAAGGGTGATGACGTTGTGGTTCTATCAGGCCGTGACAAAGGCAAACGCGGAACGGTGCTTCAGATTATTGAACATAGCCGGGTTCTGGTTGACAACGTAAATGTGATCAAGAAACACGTCAAACCGAATCCAAACCGAGGCGAGACCGGAGGCATTATCGAGAAAGAAGCGCCAATACAGTTGTCAAACGTCGCCCTATTCAATCCCAACACCAATAAGGCTGATCGGGTCGGGTACAGGGTACTTGAGGACGGTCGCAAGGTCCGGGTGTTTAAATCTGACGGTGAAGTGGCAGATCTTTAG
- the rplN gene encoding 50S ribosomal protein L14, with protein MIQVQTMLDVADNSGARRVQCIKVLGGSKRRYAGIGDIIKISIKEAIPNSRVRKGELFNAVVVRTRHGVRRPDGSLIRFDRNAAVLLNVQNQPVGTRIFGPVTRELRSEQFMRIISLAPEVL; from the coding sequence ATGATTCAGGTTCAGACAATGCTGGATGTAGCGGACAACAGTGGTGCTCGCCGAGTTCAGTGTATTAAGGTGCTCGGTGGCTCCAAAAGACGCTATGCCGGTATTGGGGATATCATCAAAATCAGCATCAAGGAAGCAATTCCAAACAGCCGTGTAAGAAAAGGTGAGCTGTTCAACGCGGTTGTAGTGCGTACTCGGCACGGTGTTCGAAGGCCAGATGGATCGCTGATCAGATTTGATCGCAATGCAGCTGTATTGCTGAACGTACAGAATCAGCCCGTCGGTACACGAATTTTTGGTCCCGTAACCAGAGAGCTAAGATCGGAGCAGTTCATGCGGATCATTTCTCTCGCGCCCGAAGTGTTGTGA
- the rpsQ gene encoding 30S ribosomal protein S17, with the protein MTEQNTSQTEKRTRTFQGSVLSAKMDKTITVLVVRQIKHALYKKYIRRSSKIHAHDEQNECREGDKVIIEECRPLSKNKSWRLVKVLDR; encoded by the coding sequence ATGACAGAGCAGAACACCAGCCAGACGGAAAAAAGAACGCGAACATTTCAAGGTAGTGTTCTGAGTGCCAAGATGGACAAAACGATCACAGTTTTGGTTGTTCGCCAGATTAAACATGCGCTCTACAAAAAATATATCCGTCGATCATCCAAAATACATGCGCATGATGAGCAGAATGAGTGTCGCGAAGGGGATAAGGTGATCATCGAGGAATGCCGGCCATTGTCGAAGAACAAGTCTTGGCGGCTGGTAAAGGTTCTTGATCGGTAA
- the rpmC gene encoding 50S ribosomal protein L29, protein MADKSVKQMGKAELETELLGLRKEQFNLRMQNSTGQMTNPSRFKVIRREIARIKTQMNEIGRAET, encoded by the coding sequence ATGGCAGATAAGTCGGTTAAACAGATGGGGAAAGCTGAGCTCGAAACCGAACTGCTTGGACTGCGTAAGGAGCAGTTCAACCTGCGCATGCAGAACAGTACAGGGCAAATGACTAATCCCTCCAGGTTCAAAGTGATTCGCCGCGAGATAGCCCGGATCAAGACACAAATGAATGAAATTGGCAGAGCTGAAACATGA
- the rplP gene encoding 50S ribosomal protein L16, with the protein MLQPKRTKFRKQHKGRNRGLAERGNRVSFGDYGLKSTDRGRLTSRQIEAARRAINRYVKRGGRVWIRVFPDKPISKKPLEVRMGKGKGNPEYWVALVQPGTVLYEIQGVDETSAREAFRLAGAKLPVRTIFVSRQAA; encoded by the coding sequence ATGCTGCAGCCGAAAAGAACAAAGTTCAGGAAACAGCACAAAGGCCGCAATAGGGGTCTCGCTGAGCGTGGCAATCGCGTCAGTTTCGGCGATTATGGGCTCAAGTCTACTGACCGGGGCCGATTGACCTCACGCCAGATCGAGGCGGCCCGACGGGCGATAAACCGTTATGTGAAGCGTGGTGGCCGCGTATGGATCAGAGTTTTTCCAGACAAACCAATATCTAAAAAGCCGCTAGAGGTCCGAATGGGCAAAGGAAAGGGGAATCCTGAGTACTGGGTAGCACTCGTTCAGCCAGGTACCGTGCTTTACGAGATTCAAGGTGTAGACGAAACGTCGGCAAGGGAGGCGTTTAGGCTGGCAGGAGCTAAGTTGCCAGTGAGAACGATCTTTGTAAGTCGGCAGGCAGCGTGA
- the rplV gene encoding 50S ribosomal protein L22, translating into MEVRAVSRYIRISPQKCRLVADQVRSLPVGQALELLQFSPKKAAGPIRKTLESAIANAEHNEGLDIDELRINIIMVDEGPVLKRWRPRAKGRATPIIKRTSHITVAVSDEDKGKD; encoded by the coding sequence ATGGAAGTCAGAGCTGTCTCTCGTTATATACGGATTTCACCGCAGAAGTGCCGCCTGGTCGCTGACCAGGTGCGTAGTCTGCCGGTGGGTCAGGCGCTTGAGCTTCTGCAGTTTAGTCCCAAAAAGGCAGCTGGACCGATTCGCAAGACCCTGGAGTCGGCGATCGCTAATGCGGAGCACAATGAGGGCCTGGATATTGATGAATTACGTATCAATATCATCATGGTAGACGAGGGGCCTGTATTGAAACGCTGGCGACCTCGGGCCAAAGGTCGTGCAACACCGATTATCAAACGAACTAGTCATATCACTGTCGCGGTGAGTGACGAAGATAAGGGGAAAGACTGA